The Methylocella tundrae genome contains the following window.
CCTAGCCGCCACCGGCTGGGGCGCTGAACGCATCACGGCCCTGAAGCCCGGAGATACAGTCGAAATTGGCCCCTATCAGCTGACCTACCAGGGCATTTCGGGCCGTCAGGGGCCGAACTATTCGGAGCTTGTCGGCACGACGGCCATCCGCTCCGGCGGCGTCGTCAAAGCCGTCATCGAGCCCTCGACACGCAGTTATCCGTCGCGCAAGACGAGCCGTTCAGAAGCGGGGATTGCAACCCTTGGCCTCGGCCAAGTCTATATGAGCATCGCCGACGTCGCGCCTGACGGCAATGTCAACGCCCGCATCTTCTGGAAGCCGCTGGTCGCTTTCATCTGGATCGGCGCCCTCATCATGGCTTTCGGCGGCGGCCTGTCGCTGAGCGACACGAGTTTCCGGGTCGGCATCGCCCGCCGCGCCCGCAAAAGCGTCGCGGCAAATCCTCTCCCGGCCGAATAACATGGGCTTTTGTCTTCGCAAATGGGCTTTGATCGCAATTGTGGCGCTGTCCCCGCTGACGGCGCGGGCGGTTGAGCCCGATGAAATCCTGCCCGATGCAAAGCTCGAAGCGCGAGCGCGCAGCCTTTCGACGCAATTGCGCTGCATGGTCTGTCAGAACGAGTCGATCGACGATTCCGGCGCGCCTCTCGCCAAGGACCTGCGGCTGCTCGTTCGCGAACGTCTCAAGGCCGGCGACAGCGACGATCAGATCCGCGCCTATCTGGTGCGGCGCTATGGCGATTTCATACTGTTGAAGCCGCCCTTCAAGGTCGAGACGGCGCTGCTCTGGGGCGGCCCTTTTGCGATTCTTCTCGTCGGAGGGGCGGCGATTTTCCTCAACGCCAGCCGGCGGCGCGCTGCTCC
Protein-coding sequences here:
- a CDS encoding cytochrome c-type biogenesis protein; translation: MGFCLRKWALIAIVALSPLTARAVEPDEILPDAKLEARARSLSTQLRCMVCQNESIDDSGAPLAKDLRLLVRERLKAGDSDDQIRAYLVRRYGDFILLKPPFKVETALLWGGPFAILLVGGAAIFLNASRRRAAPPAAHPLSDSEGQRLKSLLDREAS